Proteins encoded together in one Onychomys torridus chromosome 1, mOncTor1.1, whole genome shotgun sequence window:
- the LOC118580458 gene encoding zinc finger protein 28-like isoform X1: MREVASGGPREPRALLGRGTLCTKPRAGGGPAVGTTAAGGRPARGRPRSKNGLAAQGGHGAVTSGPAHKALLSRDINFLPEINRKREAAPPGTKLKAKCQGLVTFGDVAVVFSQEEWGWLSSEQRSLYWKVMLDNYRNLASLGLCASKPDMIALLEQGEDPWAVERKRARGRCPDLKAVQKFPPKDLGEGKFSQAMVKKQLLHLRPKCSMLGGNWDGDAMFQTLRGLKTIPDMARDSSPQLASAPKSFCKEATWETCDDLGSLGQPSLPEAQDLFPKQDSNAKRVTDRTSSTKFECSTFRENWGSECVSERNGQDTLFEQEMVAQSKAFPEGRDCVYITSGRWFHLNSSEERRHNCDSGKSFPPHSVVIKETGIYAGKKLFKCNECKKTFTQSSSLTVHQRIHTGEKPYKCEECGKAFSDGSSFARHQRCHTGKKPYECIECGKAFIQNTSLVRHWRYYHTGEKPFDCIDCGKAFSDHIGLNQHRRIHTGEKPYKCDVCHKSFRYGSSLTVHQRIHTGEKPYECDICRKAFSHHASLTQHQRVHSGEKPFKCKECGKAFRQKIHLASHLRIHTGEKPFECGECGKSFSISSQLATHQRIHTGEKPYECKVCKKAFTQKAHLAQHQKTHTGEKPYECKECGKAFSQTTHLIQHQRVHTGEKPYKCLECGKAFGDNSSCTQHQRLHTGQRPYECVQCGKAFKTKSSLTCHRRCHTGEKPYECSACGKAFSHRQSLSVHQRIHSGKKPYECKECRKTFIQIGHLNQHKRVHTGERACNCKKGSKAFRQTAHFAHHQRIHSGEASTHPSLPSTSGPVDLFPKFVWNPSSLSSS; the protein is encoded by the exons ATGCGGGAGGTGGCGAGTGGGGGGCCGCGAGAGCCCCGGGCCCTCCTGGGGCGCGGCACCCTCTGCACAAAGCCCAGGGCTGGGGGAGGTCCTGCGGTGGGGACTACAGCCGCTGGTGGGCGTCCCGCCCGGGGAAGGCCGCGCTCCAAGAACGGCCTGGCCGCCCAGGGCGGGCACGGAGCGGTGACCTCGGGGCCTGCGCACAAGG CTCTGCTTTCCAGAGATATCAACTTCCTCCCGGAGATTAACCGCAAACGGGAAGCTGCCCCTCCAGGGACTAAACTTAAAGCCAAGTGTCAG GGCTTGGTGACGTTTGGGGATGTGGCTGTTGTGTTCTCCCAGGAGGAGTGGGGATGGCTCAGCTCGGAGCAGAGGAGTCTGTACTGGAAGGTGATGCTGGACAACTACAGGAACCTGGCGTCCCTGG GACTTTGTGCTTCTAAGCCAGATATGATCGCCTTGTTGGAACAAGGAGAAGATCCCTGGGCAGTGGAAAGAAAGAGGGCAAGAGGCCGGTGTCCAG ACTTAAAGGCTGTGCAGAAGTTCCCTCCAAAGGACTTAGGTGAAGGAAAGTTTTCCCAGGCAATGGTGAAAAAACAGCTCCTGCACCTTAGACCCAAGTGCTCTATGTTAGGGGGAAACTGGGATGGTGATGCCATGTTCCAGACACTGAGG GGCTTGAAGACCATCCCAGATATGGCTAGAGACAGCTCTCCGCAGCTTGCATCAGCTCCAAAGAGTTTCTGTAAGGAGGCGACATGGGAGACCTGTGATGACCTGGGGTCCTTAG GCCAGCCGTCTCTACCTGAGGCCCAGGATTTGTTTCCAAAGCAGGACTCAAATGCCAAAAGGGTGACAGACAGAACTTCCAGCACTAAATTCGAGTGCTCCACCTTCAGAGAAAATTGGGGTTCTGAGTGTGTGTCTGAAAGGAATGGTCAGGACACACTGTTTGAGCAAGAGATGGTTGCTCAGAGCAAAGCCTTCCCAGAGGGGAGAGATTGTGTGTATATCACATCTGGAAGATGGTTTCATTTGAACAGTTCAGAAGAGAGACGTCATAATTGCGATTCAGGTAAAAGTTTTCCCCCACATTCAGTGGTCATAAAAGAAACAGGAATCTATGCAGgcaaaaaactttttaaatgtaatgAATGTAAGAAAACTTTCACCCAGAGCTCATCCCTTACGGTTCACCAGAGAATTCACAccggagagaaaccctataagtgtgaggagtgtgggaaagccttcagtgATGGCTCCTCTTTCGCACGCCACCAGAGGTGCCACACAGGCAAGAAGCCGTATGAGTGCATCGAGTGTGGCAAGGCTTTCATACAGAACACCTCCCTTGTCCGTCACTGGAGGTACTATCACACCGGGGAGAAACCCTTTGATTGCATCGATTGTGGTAAAGCCTTCAGTGATCACATAGGGCTTAACCAGCATAggagaattcacactggagaaaagcctTACAAATGTGACGTGTGTCACAAATCCTTTCGATACGGCTCATCCCTCACTGTGCACCAAAggattcatactggagaaaaaccataTGAGTGTGATATTTGCAGAAAAGCCTTCAGCCATCACGCGTCGCTCACTCAGCATCAAAGAGTGCATTCTGGAGAAAAGCCttttaaatgtaaagaatgtgggaAAGCTTTTAGGCAGAAGATACACCTTGCTAGTCATTTGCGGATCCATACGGGGGAGAAGCCCTTCGAGTGTGGGGAATGTGGGAAATCTTTCAGCATCAGCTCACAGCTTGCCACTCACCAGAGAATTCACACAGGAGAGAAGCCTTATGAGTGTAAGGTTTGTAAGAAAGCGTTTACGCAGAAGGCTCACCTTGCACAGCACCAGAAAACTCATACGGGAGAGAAACCGTATGAGTGTAAGGAATGTGGCAAGGCCTTCAGCCAGACCACTCACCTCATTCAGCATCAGAGggttcacactggagagaagccctataaATGTCTGGAGTGTGGGAAGGCCTTTGGGGATAACTCATCCTGTACTCAACACCAGAGACTTCACACCGGCCAGAGACCTTATGAGTGTGTGCAATGTGGGAAGGCCTTCAAGACCAAATCCTCCCTCACTTGCCATCGTAGAtgtcacactggagagaagccttatgAGTGCAGTGCGTGTGGCAAGGCCTTCAGCCATCGCCAGTCTCTTAGTGTGCATCAGAGAATTCATTCTGGGAAGAAACCGTACGAGTGTAAGGAATGTAGGAAAACCTTCATCCAAATCGGACATCTTAACCAACATAAGAGAGTCCATACTGGAGAGAGAGCATGTAACTGTAAGAAGGGCAGCAAGGCCTTCAGGCAGACCGCACACTTTGCTCACCATCAACGAATTCATTCTGGAGAGGCGTCCACTCACCCTTCTTTGCCTTCCACATCCGGTCCTGTGGATCTCTTCCCCAAATTTGTGTGGAATCCATCCTCCCTTTCATCATCATAA
- the LOC118580458 gene encoding zinc finger protein 28-like isoform X2 yields MAQLGAEESVLEGLCASKPDMIALLEQGEDPWAVERKRARGRCPDLKAVQKFPPKDLGEGKFSQAMVKKQLLHLRPKCSMLGGNWDGDAMFQTLRGLKTIPDMARDSSPQLASAPKSFCKEATWETCDDLGSLGQPSLPEAQDLFPKQDSNAKRVTDRTSSTKFECSTFRENWGSECVSERNGQDTLFEQEMVAQSKAFPEGRDCVYITSGRWFHLNSSEERRHNCDSGKSFPPHSVVIKETGIYAGKKLFKCNECKKTFTQSSSLTVHQRIHTGEKPYKCEECGKAFSDGSSFARHQRCHTGKKPYECIECGKAFIQNTSLVRHWRYYHTGEKPFDCIDCGKAFSDHIGLNQHRRIHTGEKPYKCDVCHKSFRYGSSLTVHQRIHTGEKPYECDICRKAFSHHASLTQHQRVHSGEKPFKCKECGKAFRQKIHLASHLRIHTGEKPFECGECGKSFSISSQLATHQRIHTGEKPYECKVCKKAFTQKAHLAQHQKTHTGEKPYECKECGKAFSQTTHLIQHQRVHTGEKPYKCLECGKAFGDNSSCTQHQRLHTGQRPYECVQCGKAFKTKSSLTCHRRCHTGEKPYECSACGKAFSHRQSLSVHQRIHSGKKPYECKECRKTFIQIGHLNQHKRVHTGERACNCKKGSKAFRQTAHFAHHQRIHSGEASTHPSLPSTSGPVDLFPKFVWNPSSLSSS; encoded by the exons ATGGCTCAGCTCGGAGCAGAGGAGTCTGTACTGGAAG GACTTTGTGCTTCTAAGCCAGATATGATCGCCTTGTTGGAACAAGGAGAAGATCCCTGGGCAGTGGAAAGAAAGAGGGCAAGAGGCCGGTGTCCAG ACTTAAAGGCTGTGCAGAAGTTCCCTCCAAAGGACTTAGGTGAAGGAAAGTTTTCCCAGGCAATGGTGAAAAAACAGCTCCTGCACCTTAGACCCAAGTGCTCTATGTTAGGGGGAAACTGGGATGGTGATGCCATGTTCCAGACACTGAGG GGCTTGAAGACCATCCCAGATATGGCTAGAGACAGCTCTCCGCAGCTTGCATCAGCTCCAAAGAGTTTCTGTAAGGAGGCGACATGGGAGACCTGTGATGACCTGGGGTCCTTAG GCCAGCCGTCTCTACCTGAGGCCCAGGATTTGTTTCCAAAGCAGGACTCAAATGCCAAAAGGGTGACAGACAGAACTTCCAGCACTAAATTCGAGTGCTCCACCTTCAGAGAAAATTGGGGTTCTGAGTGTGTGTCTGAAAGGAATGGTCAGGACACACTGTTTGAGCAAGAGATGGTTGCTCAGAGCAAAGCCTTCCCAGAGGGGAGAGATTGTGTGTATATCACATCTGGAAGATGGTTTCATTTGAACAGTTCAGAAGAGAGACGTCATAATTGCGATTCAGGTAAAAGTTTTCCCCCACATTCAGTGGTCATAAAAGAAACAGGAATCTATGCAGgcaaaaaactttttaaatgtaatgAATGTAAGAAAACTTTCACCCAGAGCTCATCCCTTACGGTTCACCAGAGAATTCACAccggagagaaaccctataagtgtgaggagtgtgggaaagccttcagtgATGGCTCCTCTTTCGCACGCCACCAGAGGTGCCACACAGGCAAGAAGCCGTATGAGTGCATCGAGTGTGGCAAGGCTTTCATACAGAACACCTCCCTTGTCCGTCACTGGAGGTACTATCACACCGGGGAGAAACCCTTTGATTGCATCGATTGTGGTAAAGCCTTCAGTGATCACATAGGGCTTAACCAGCATAggagaattcacactggagaaaagcctTACAAATGTGACGTGTGTCACAAATCCTTTCGATACGGCTCATCCCTCACTGTGCACCAAAggattcatactggagaaaaaccataTGAGTGTGATATTTGCAGAAAAGCCTTCAGCCATCACGCGTCGCTCACTCAGCATCAAAGAGTGCATTCTGGAGAAAAGCCttttaaatgtaaagaatgtgggaAAGCTTTTAGGCAGAAGATACACCTTGCTAGTCATTTGCGGATCCATACGGGGGAGAAGCCCTTCGAGTGTGGGGAATGTGGGAAATCTTTCAGCATCAGCTCACAGCTTGCCACTCACCAGAGAATTCACACAGGAGAGAAGCCTTATGAGTGTAAGGTTTGTAAGAAAGCGTTTACGCAGAAGGCTCACCTTGCACAGCACCAGAAAACTCATACGGGAGAGAAACCGTATGAGTGTAAGGAATGTGGCAAGGCCTTCAGCCAGACCACTCACCTCATTCAGCATCAGAGggttcacactggagagaagccctataaATGTCTGGAGTGTGGGAAGGCCTTTGGGGATAACTCATCCTGTACTCAACACCAGAGACTTCACACCGGCCAGAGACCTTATGAGTGTGTGCAATGTGGGAAGGCCTTCAAGACCAAATCCTCCCTCACTTGCCATCGTAGAtgtcacactggagagaagccttatgAGTGCAGTGCGTGTGGCAAGGCCTTCAGCCATCGCCAGTCTCTTAGTGTGCATCAGAGAATTCATTCTGGGAAGAAACCGTACGAGTGTAAGGAATGTAGGAAAACCTTCATCCAAATCGGACATCTTAACCAACATAAGAGAGTCCATACTGGAGAGAGAGCATGTAACTGTAAGAAGGGCAGCAAGGCCTTCAGGCAGACCGCACACTTTGCTCACCATCAACGAATTCATTCTGGAGAGGCGTCCACTCACCCTTCTTTGCCTTCCACATCCGGTCCTGTGGATCTCTTCCCCAAATTTGTGTGGAATCCATCCTCCCTTTCATCATCATAA